CCTGCTGAGCCTCCGTCCGGCCATCTACGCCGCCGGTGACGGGTCTGCGCGGTTCCGCGCCCTGCGCTACCGCCGAGGCTGACGGCGTCAGACCGCGACGGCCGCCTCGGGCATCGAGGCGACGTGGGCGCCGGAGTCGACGATGCGTCCGGCCTCGACGAAGAGGTCGCGCATCCAGGCGTGCTCGGGGTCGCGCCCGTGCACCGGATGCCACCACAGGGCGTTGGTCAGCGGTGTCGGCTCGAACGGCAGCCCGACCGCGCGCACCCCGCCGGCGCGGGTGGCGAGGTGCGCGATGGCCTTCTGGATGATGCCGATCCGCCGCGTTCCGGCGATGAAGTGGCTCATCGCCAGGAAGCTCTCCACGATCGCCTCGATGCGCGGCTCGATGCCGAGCTGCTGCACCTGCCGCCCCGCCGAGGTGAAGGCCGACCGAGTCTGATAGGTCATCACCCAGGGGAGCTCTGCCAGCTGGTCGCGGGTCAGTTCGTCGCCGACCTCATCGTTTCCGGTCGCGACGAGAGCCGTCCAGTCGTCGTGCCAGAGGTCGACGAACGGATGATCCGAGATCGGCCCGTGGGGGATGATCATGCCGTCCACCGAACGCAGCCTGGTCGCGGCATCGTCGACGATCGTGGGGTTGTGGAGCATGAACCGGAAGCGCACCCCGGGTGCGCGCTCGGCGGCCAGGCGCGAAACGACGCTGCCGACGGTGACGAAGCCGTAGTCGGAGCCGTAGATCGCGAACTCCCGCGTGGACTCCTCCGGTGACCACGTCGCCTGCGACTCGAAGACCCGGCGCGCGGCTTCGAGGGCGGAGGTGGTGTGCTCGCTCAGGCGGACTGCGAAGGGCGTCAGCTCGTAGGTG
The Microbacterium sp. SLBN-154 DNA segment above includes these coding regions:
- a CDS encoding LysR family transcriptional regulator, which produces MTDQMPLSRLDLNLLVSLDALLTERSVTRAAERLHLSQPALSASLARLRTHFGDPILARRGNTYELTPFAVRLSEHTTSALEAARRVFESQATWSPEESTREFAIYGSDYGFVTVGSVVSRLAAERAPGVRFRFMLHNPTIVDDAATRLRSVDGMIIPHGPISDHPFVDLWHDDWTALVATGNDEVGDELTRDQLAELPWVMTYQTRSAFTSAGRQVQQLGIEPRIEAIVESFLAMSHFIAGTRRIGIIQKAIAHLATRAGGVRAVGLPFEPTPLTNALWWHPVHGRDPEHAWMRDLFVEAGRIVDSGAHVASMPEAAVAV